From the genome of Papaver somniferum cultivar HN1 chromosome 2, ASM357369v1, whole genome shotgun sequence, one region includes:
- the LOC113348848 gene encoding dof zinc finger protein DOF3.7-like isoform X1 — protein sequence MGFSSEQVAFNGFDWTQNLIQSSVPEFSKNNPSLILQQQQQLAQPLINCPRCDSTNTKFCYYNNYNRTQPRHYCKSCKRHWTKGGTFRNVPVGGARKNKHQKTDDNSSSNKSKNNSNKKRRVVTDCSGRKGNNNLVLQSSGLEQDTTSEFLYESLINPTSTTARQQNFFSVENSNIGEGNSFMSSSSIHPGPIPVFQFASLSSIDQNHQEHNPSLNSPSTFSNGCFQSSSTNGFNYSGDSASVESSSPWQAPNTITSDFMNSSSINWSWEDLNTLVSTDLKQPWENEQTIVLVVRFVYHFLSLAASLPCRIWRYELPCRNFHL from the exons ATGGGTTTCAGTTCAGAACAAGTTGCTTTTAATGGGTTTGATTGGACGCAGAATTTGATACAATCTAGTGTCCCGGAGTTCTCTAAGAACAACCCTTCTTTGATtctgcaacaacaacagcagcttgCACAGCCATTAATAAATTGCCCGCGCTGTGATTCCACCAACACTAAATTTTGTTACTACAACAACTACAATCGAACTCAGCCTCGCCATTATTGTAAATCATGTAAAAGACATTGGACTAAAGGTGGTACATTTCGTAACGTTCCCGTTGGTGGTGCACGAAAAAATAAACACCAGAAAACCGACGACAACAGTTCATCCAACAAGAGCAAGAACAACAGCAacaagaagagaagagttgttacTGATTGCAGCGGAAGAAAAGGAAACAACAACTTGGTACTACAATCTAGTGGCCTGGAGCAAGATACTACTTCTGAGTTTCTTTACGagtctttgataaatcctacgtCGACTACGGCCAGACAGCAGAATTTTTTTAGTGTTGAAAATAGTAATATCGGTGAAGGCAACAGCTTTATGAGTTCAAGTAGTATTCATCCAGGACCAATACCCGTGTTTCAGTTCGCAAGCTTGAGTTCCATTGATCAAAACCACCAAGAACACAATCCTTCCTTGAATTCACCATCAACATTTAGTAACGGTTGTTTTCAGTCATCTAGTACTAATGGTTTTAATTACAGTGGAGATTCTGCGAGTGTTGAAAGTTCTTCACCGTGGCAAGCACCTAATACAATTACAAGCGATTTCATGAATTCATCGTCAATCAATTGGAGTTGGGAGGATCTTAATACATTGGTATCGACAGATTTGAAACAGCCATGGGAAAATGAACAAACAATA GTTCTGGTGGTAAGATTTGTGTATCATTTTCTATCTCTGGCTGCCAGTCTTCCTTGTAGAATCTGGAGATACGAACTTCCGTGTAGGAATTTTCATCTTTAG
- the LOC113348848 gene encoding dof zinc finger protein DOF3.7-like isoform X2 produces MGFSSEQVAFNGFDWTQNLIQSSVPEFSKNNPSLILQQQQQLAQPLINCPRCDSTNTKFCYYNNYNRTQPRHYCKSCKRHWTKGGTFRNVPVGGARKNKHQKTDDNSSSNKSKNNSNKKRRVVTDCSGRKGNNNLVLQSSGLEQDTTSEFLYESLINPTSTTARQQNFFSVENSNIGEGNSFMSSSSIHPGPIPVFQFASLSSIDQNHQEHNPSLNSPSTFSNGCFQSSSTNGFNYSGDSASVESSSPWQAPNTITSDFMNSSSINWSWEDLNTLVSTDLKQPWENEQTIIFCISDLLKEHDSILLLLLFVVVDPLL; encoded by the exons ATGGGTTTCAGTTCAGAACAAGTTGCTTTTAATGGGTTTGATTGGACGCAGAATTTGATACAATCTAGTGTCCCGGAGTTCTCTAAGAACAACCCTTCTTTGATtctgcaacaacaacagcagcttgCACAGCCATTAATAAATTGCCCGCGCTGTGATTCCACCAACACTAAATTTTGTTACTACAACAACTACAATCGAACTCAGCCTCGCCATTATTGTAAATCATGTAAAAGACATTGGACTAAAGGTGGTACATTTCGTAACGTTCCCGTTGGTGGTGCACGAAAAAATAAACACCAGAAAACCGACGACAACAGTTCATCCAACAAGAGCAAGAACAACAGCAacaagaagagaagagttgttacTGATTGCAGCGGAAGAAAAGGAAACAACAACTTGGTACTACAATCTAGTGGCCTGGAGCAAGATACTACTTCTGAGTTTCTTTACGagtctttgataaatcctacgtCGACTACGGCCAGACAGCAGAATTTTTTTAGTGTTGAAAATAGTAATATCGGTGAAGGCAACAGCTTTATGAGTTCAAGTAGTATTCATCCAGGACCAATACCCGTGTTTCAGTTCGCAAGCTTGAGTTCCATTGATCAAAACCACCAAGAACACAATCCTTCCTTGAATTCACCATCAACATTTAGTAACGGTTGTTTTCAGTCATCTAGTACTAATGGTTTTAATTACAGTGGAGATTCTGCGAGTGTTGAAAGTTCTTCACCGTGGCAAGCACCTAATACAATTACAAGCGATTTCATGAATTCATCGTCAATCAATTGGAGTTGGGAGGATCTTAATACATTGGTATCGACAGATTTGAAACAGCCATGGGAAAATGAACAAACAATA ATCTTTTGCATATCTGATTTACTTAAAGAACATGACTCGATTTTACTATTATTACTATTTGTAGTTGTAGACCCTCTCCTCTGA
- the LOC113348848 gene encoding dof zinc finger protein DOF2.4-like isoform X3, producing MGFSSEQVAFNGFDWTQNLIQSSVPEFSKNNPSLILQQQQQLAQPLINCPRCDSTNTKFCYYNNYNRTQPRHYCKSCKRHWTKGGTFRNVPVGGARKNKHQKTDDNSSSNKSKNNSNKKRRVVTDCSGRKGNNNLVLQSSGLEQDTTSEFLYESLINPTSTTARQQNFFSVENSNIGEGNSFMSSSSIHPGPIPVFQFASLSSIDQNHQEHNPSLNSPSTFSNGCFQSSSTNGFNYSGDSASVESSSPWQAPNTITSDFMNSSSINWSWEDLNTLVSTDLKQPWENEQTI from the exons ATGGGTTTCAGTTCAGAACAAGTTGCTTTTAATGGGTTTGATTGGACGCAGAATTTGATACAATCTAGTGTCCCGGAGTTCTCTAAGAACAACCCTTCTTTGATtctgcaacaacaacagcagcttgCACAGCCATTAATAAATTGCCCGCGCTGTGATTCCACCAACACTAAATTTTGTTACTACAACAACTACAATCGAACTCAGCCTCGCCATTATTGTAAATCATGTAAAAGACATTGGACTAAAGGTGGTACATTTCGTAACGTTCCCGTTGGTGGTGCACGAAAAAATAAACACCAGAAAACCGACGACAACAGTTCATCCAACAAGAGCAAGAACAACAGCAacaagaagagaagagttgttacTGATTGCAGCGGAAGAAAAGGAAACAACAACTTGGTACTACAATCTAGTGGCCTGGAGCAAGATACTACTTCTGAGTTTCTTTACGagtctttgataaatcctacgtCGACTACGGCCAGACAGCAGAATTTTTTTAGTGTTGAAAATAGTAATATCGGTGAAGGCAACAGCTTTATGAGTTCAAGTAGTATTCATCCAGGACCAATACCCGTGTTTCAGTTCGCAAGCTTGAGTTCCATTGATCAAAACCACCAAGAACACAATCCTTCCTTGAATTCACCATCAACATTTAGTAACGGTTGTTTTCAGTCATCTAGTACTAATGGTTTTAATTACAGTGGAGATTCTGCGAGTGTTGAAAGTTCTTCACCGTGGCAAGCACCTAATACAATTACAAGCGATTTCATGAATTCATCGTCAATCAATTGGAGTTGGGAGGATCTTAATACATTGGTATCGACAGATTTGAAACAGCCATGGGAAAATGAACAAACAATA TAA
- the LOC113348847 gene encoding WD repeat-containing protein 44-like yields MNKFGDDDEEEDYFYESLDRILSSSSSSSSSSSAAEEEDNNCNGFSIPNYASSIPRFPMSVSNYDIWISEPSSIQERRKSLLREMGLSSNASVCRLKSTVSSTNYGRSVSSDFIHQPDNTIVSDISSDSNGVVRSKSDGVGVCCSTSGYDHSNSSNFSPSINSISSVTETHLFDVNKPHSDQCDGSLKLPLGKPLHTVEESGIDSTNVEPNSNLNTSPSNPCCGNFDEDLHSDEIVKDPDLVCTIKNLDNGKEFVVNEFREDGMWNTLREVGTDRQLTMEEFQMSVGHSPIVQELMRRQNVEELNGKKDGCDSSGNNGGGMKSKKKGSWFKNIRNVASSVTGHRERSSDERDTSSERGGRRSSSATDDSQDVSFLGPERARVRQYGKSCKELSALYKSQEIHAHNGSIWSIKFSLDGRYIASAGEDCVIHIWQVVESERKGDLLMEKSEDGNSHFYFSINSSAELTLVSSNVENQLEKKRRGRPSISRKSISLDHILIPESVFALSERPVCSFRGHLADVLDLSWSKSQYLLSSSMDKTVRLWHMSSNSCLKTFTHSDYVTCIQFNPVDDRYFISGSLDAKVRIWSIPDRQVVDWNDLHEMVTAACYTPDGQGALVGSYKGTCCLYNTSENKLHKKSRINLQNKKKRSHLKKITGFEFAPGSSSEVLITSADSRIRVVDGVDLVHKFKGFRNTSSQISASLTANGKYVVCASGDSNVYVWKHEGDSRPSRSKSVTVTHSYEHFHCPDVSVAIPWTGLGGTDGIRDSYNGVLNEFGIRSLIHVEDESNVRRQSPPTVNRCASSPLPSTLSSLNNSYFFDRFSVTWPEEKLLPATRNHRSLHSSVDFSNGVKQGRSSAWGMVIVTAGLRGELRTFQNFGLPVRL; encoded by the exons ATGAACAAATTTGGGGATGACGACGAAGAAGAAGACTACTTCTACGAGTCTCTAGATCggattctttcttcatcttcatcttcttcttcttcttcttcagcagcagaagaagaagataataactgTAACGGTTTCAGTATCCCGAATTATGCATCATCAATTCCTAGATTTCCAATGTCTGTCTCAAATTACGACATTTGGATTTCTGAACCTTCTTCTATCCAAGAACGCCGTAAAAGTCTTCTCCGAGAAATGGGGTTGAGTTCAAATGCATCTGTTTGTCGTTTGAAATCAACAGTCTCCTCTACTAATTACGGAAGATCCGTTTCTTCTGATTTCATTCATCAACCAGATAACACAATTGTTTCGGATATCAGTTCGGATTCCAACGGTGTTGTTCGATCTAAATCTGACGGCGTCGGTGTATGTTGCTCCACTTCTGGTTATGATCATAGTAATTCTTCTAACTTTTCTCCTTCTATTAATTCAATTAGTTCAGTTACTGAGACCCATTTGTTTGATGTAAATAAACCTCATAGTGATCAGTGTGATGGATCCCTTAAGCTCCCACTTGGGAAACCATTACATACAGTGGAAGAGAGTGGAATTGATTCCACAAATGTGGAACCTAACTCTAACTTGAATACATCGCCTAGTAATCCCTGTTGTGGGAATTTTGATGAAGATTTACATAGTGATGAAATCGTTAAAGACCCAGACTTAGTTTGCACAATTAAGAATTTGGATAACGGCAAGGAGTTTGTTGTTAATGAGTTCAGAGAGGATGGTATGTGGAACACACTTAGGGAAGTTGGGACTGATCGACAACTAAcaatggaagaattccaaatgtCTGTTGGGCATTCACCCATTGTCCAAGAACTAATGAGAAGGCAAAATGTTGAAGAATTGAATGGCAAGAAGGATGGGTGTGACTCTAGTGGAAACAATGGTGGTGGAATGAAATCAAAAAAGAAAGGgagttggttcaaaaacataagAAATGTTGCAAGCTCTGTAACTGGTCATAGAGAGAGGAGTAGTGATGAGAGGGATACTTCGTCGGAGAGAGGAGGCAGGAGGTCAAGTTCTGCAACAGATGACAGTCAAGATGTTTCTTTTCTTGGCCCCGAGAGGGCCAGGGTCCGGCAATACGGAAAGTCTTGCAAAGAGCTCTCAGCGCTATACAAGAGTCAGGAAATTCATGCCCATAATGGATCTATTTGGAGCATTAAATTCAGCTTGGATGGGAGGTATATTGCAAGCGCTGGCGAGGACTGTGTTATTCATATATGGCAGGTCGTTGAATCAGAAAGAAAGGGAGATTTATTGATGGAGAAATCAGAAGATGGGAATtcacatttttatttttccattaaCAGCTCTGCTGAATTAACATTGGTGTCTTCGAATGTGGAAAACCAAttggagaaaaaaagaagaggaaggCCGTCTATTAGCCGGAAATCTATTAGTTTGGACCATATATTGATTCCAGAGAGTGTCTTTGCGCTTTCAGAAAGGCCTGTCTGCTCTTTTCGAGGCCATCTTGCTGATGTTCTTGACCTTTCCTGGTCCAAGTCTCAG TATTTGCTGTCATCGTCAATGGACAAAACAGTTCGGCTGTGGCACATGTCTAGCAATTCCTGCTTGAAAACATTCACTCATAGTGATTATG TAACATGCATCCAGTTCAATCCTGTTGATGATAGATACTTCATAAGTGGATCATTAGATgctaaggttagaatctggagtATTCCGGATCGTCAGGTTGTTGATTGGAATGATTTGCACGAAATGGTCACTGCTGCCTGCTACACACCTGATGGCCAG ggTGCATTAGTTGGCTCATACAAGGGGACCTGCTGTCTATACAACACATCTG AGAATAAGCTGCACAAAAAAAGTAGAATTAATCTGCAGAACAAGAAAAAGAGATCTCATCTGAAGAAAATAACTGGTTTCGAG TTTGCCCCAGGGAGCTCCTCAGAAGTGCTCATTACATCTGCAGATTCACGAATCCGCGTCGTCGATGGTGTTGATCTAGTTCACAAGTTCAAAG GGTTTCGCAACACAAGTAGCCAAATCTCGGCATCTTTGACTGCAAATGGGAAATACGTTGTATGTGCAAGTGGGGATTCAAATGTGTATGTGTGGAAACATGAAGGTGATTCAAGACCAAGCAGAAGTAAAAGCGTCACCGTCACACATTCTTATGAACATTTTCACTGTCCAGATGTATCAGTAGCAATTCCTTGGACTGGCTTAGGCGGAACAGATGGAATACGAGATAGTTACAACGGGGTTCTCAATGAGTTTGGTATTCGTTCTCTTATTCACGTCGAGGACGAAAGTAATGTACGGAGGCAGTCTCCACCTACAGTGAATAGATGTGCCAGTAGCCCACTTCCCAGTACCCTATCAAGTTTAAACAACAGTTACTTCTTTGATAGATTCTCAGTAACATGGCCAGAGGAAAAGTTACTTCCGGCCACTAGGAATCATCGAAGCCTTCATAGCAGCGTAGACTTTTCAAATGGGGTAAAACAAGGTAGATCATCAGCTTGGGGAATGGTAATTGTGACTGCAGGTCTCCGAGGTGAACTTAGAactttccaaaattttggactacCAGTTCGGCTTTAA